Proteins from a genomic interval of Poecile atricapillus isolate bPoeAtr1 chromosome 1, bPoeAtr1.hap1, whole genome shotgun sequence:
- the BRCA2 gene encoding LOW QUALITY PROTEIN: breast cancer type 2 susceptibility protein (The sequence of the model RefSeq protein was modified relative to this genomic sequence to represent the inferred CDS: inserted 2 bases in 2 codons), whose protein sequence is MNKKMACKPVERPTFFEIFKEHCSESDLGPISLNWFEELSAETPPYEPKSFGEVDGPSVWLDQTAFKTPRAKPSTYSQLASTPLLFKEQNAVLPPYSSPEKEPDQKKIGANRENLISPSYTRRKIDQENEILASPPGTFHNCFAASPTILRNTYRTPQRNNIPGPYGSLFCTPKLSEVRTPKCISESLGAEVDPDMSWSSSLATPPTLGETVIIARENDSISEGKRQDGKTDTILHNCISKHDKCPRISDASMLSVPEAVKLIAEDDIRGLESEVLDGLLGEMDSFEDTFNMPAEPSGTLLLMPHALDAVEKYEINPDKTQEKGVVLSQQPNGRKNGISQEVKASSWTENSHCTQVNCSLLRNTSEDAGDGKDGCLIGHEKELESLRNTGDVHDYRTHKSFENERSVKEGVQSPSSQWSQLNLSDLDVTHLDMSVCSSAPSNLRREENLEEKSLLMAKDDAMETSLLNSSGLMKTQKLLSVDFSEKCCEMKNTGNNTTSEITPVKSVSLGVQDPELVKGCAAEVSKTSFLNCNSLLIEHANVTEYSVVYGGNFSKHLKATSKSVVTDVLSHPVVCSATSPDNCDDLHLINSENTLTKSVFKNLKMLPSLRKRSKNFIYRINNTLLYEKEKIQKEVTSESPVHTVLPHLESESYEFRGCLVASDVEQDHFLPAERKHLESNTRTKNLSASALKMDIIDNSSDNAFSDRLKQQDLRDLGENAREDQPATSIKCLEVSNTLKEDTTNSLNSEIILNIKRKVLTSACLMARKRSRFLPKSCALGKGEEDKDMSAKVNDGATVPQSLKELGSSHRGKELLVDIQDETTSVTNSSSLNTLCQINFGITGVSSDCCNKLSPNKRNTTEQRSGVDCRGVHRPMGINYSENDSTGLKNGEKTNAAAFSEDVANNEDPKQAENTKSLQAATLSNVAVDISKELLDCVDNNSLNEVMSAEDKQVASMYSSKKPNKNLKCKGESSGNLNACSLNLGFSGFQTASNKQIKFSEASIAKGRMLFKDIENECFEASSMERVRNFSHQVKKENMLFSDSKSKLGSNLPDSSDFTPHKVGLCKSFPRTPQTSQETNQTLTASQEAEIAELSSILEETGSQFEFTQFRKQSNTIPSHSLQQLGTLETHGTRNVENISETRKDVEVCSTFKSENQVKNDKCTQEEDTNEDSELVENEKENAVVFHKNDKKVTFTNLDINESRRFDESFPIDKQDSFSNFIGFTSAAGKKINISKAALSRSAELFRDLDDDNYLLKSSETGTRCHNSNGSVSSNTNFFKCLTKESKVKTVCVSDFKGMNAVSYHVQNKNEENTSTAFKENMENKAKISVNNSENVSFSNINTINSLLSTKNHKQNYKISEQILNRGNDEGNLQDNSLDVTCLEDAVTTAEEHSLNTSYKMENQSPKQIGEDRKEDECLSPKLQTPADGDISIPDAVLDHSLPLFSVQCGEGEVNVLENSDKEKTNCKNVEEDTTHDEDLLVNESRIKIGSYHHYQIPLEQEVKVGKNEVEGSFITGFHTASGKKIAIADGFLAKAEQFFADVDVGKEHNDNFENLIKERKCGKNCVKDCDLCIESIAQCDSEKLNFNEKLVPEKLGDQFNQAIESSHIKHAVILDPAKVDTFVDLGEVYEGSLVTSHMHEKADVTPGKTELESLTGQKSDALRTHLSEDGKFLAEKKVDCSPRKRDDSENTDDFPGHSVASLHLMKVPCDLKDNCMPGDTKNALFVEESNNKADQSPLLDSKSSCSYMNGDSKEFDLEHLNELSADKNCFTDTIASACQNQSLVSLPEEETDLNRLKETTLKVETQRSDLKQTVFSTAKGKAVSVSESALARVRQVFQDCSEAVKYEIESNSRTNQTEIARNSSVVLHAECPNSAEFFNATSEEVNSAASQFIKVNAISEEEGDQERNTFADAKSVSNSQKQSFEQNIKLLGHFVPKKQIKPSDASTNSFGFFSTASGKPVELSEESLRKARQLFSEMEGNHSPHVQEAFLVEKDVEKSKMHTEVLARKMQVVSSKGEENTSPELISSSAFGFSTASGKQVKVSKDAYQKAKAILEESDYFLSSGLGTTDQISSIKDSGQHVKSLTDKVISEFRTEKSCNQDSDLESICPLEMKYFPSTYHVKMPEHTRCNQKNKQLTSFKNSFQREETESFRKGLDMGSELESEAISCSSTAKAEISVNLLKSPKNYLEVEAVESARAFMEDSFSSSGVQINAAQTFSGRLDKNFQNKTFGKRHFDENSSLGEPPIKRQLLHEFNRTKNPPRSLKASKSTPDGIFKDRRKFMYHVPLKPVTCQPFGSTKERQEVKNPNLTLPDQDFRGFQSKPAIFQHCALRHSSDGAAEVPTPCKVSAKESEEMRSLYKSGKAAKTFIPPFKTKLTFSTCEQGSSKRCDSPISKNMTGEMELNQIRTEQNTADHQDHQACIQHAADTDLENDNLAMARMATNLRCARDLQEMRIKKKCRQNIRSQPGTLYTIKTSASSRISLKTAVEEKSPSFYSTEELYTHGVSKQCVQVNSTNAESFQFLIKDFFSNEYLLAGNGMQLADGGWLIPTDEGKAGKKEFYRALCDTPGVDPNLITEAWVYNHYRWIVWKLAAMEVSFPHEFANRCLTPEMVLLQLKYRYDLEVDKSKRSAIKKITERDDAAGKTLVLCISKIISLNTVVSPSSSNKNMESKKAAALIEVTDGWYGIRALLDPPLKAFLDRRRLTVGQKIIVHGAELVGPQNGCTPLEAPDSLMLKISANSTRRVRWHTRLGFHRDPRPFPLPLSSLYGEGGAVGCIDVVIQRTYPIQWMEKTSAGSYIFRNSRAEEREAAKHAEDQQKKLEALFAKIQAEYENHEERTSRRTPRSRIVTRQQIHNLQDGAELYEAIQNASDPAYMEGYLSDEQLKALKAYRQLMNDKKQTQIQEQFKKAIETAEQEENGCYKRDVSAVWRLYVVDYRKQEKHKGAVLSIWRPLPDVCSLLKEGVRYRIFQLSASQSRGRADSTNIQLTATKKTQYLQLSVSQEMLVQIFFPRKALEFTSLLDPSFQPPCAEVDLVGVVISVSRTGFTTVVYLSDESYNLVAVKIWTDLRHLAVEDVVVRCSLISASNLQWQSEFRSEIPMLLAGDLSLFSASPKECYLQEKIHELRSVIENMASFCSDAESKLRNLLQKNLTLTPSLTKRCGLENPSPSCSYTEDKSWISSRIEIKHQSPLSTWTPNMKLVTPGSAKTPSPATVNEDHLKTSKKRKAMDFLSCIPAPPPLTPICSVISPSVKRAFQPPRSLGLQHSKSPKDTDQNIGHVTPCRKVRETVHLPENDLVADEELAMINTQALVNNLPEEKKMDCVNENSNTTANTLSDXSRNSSRSTGEANNSXKSSSEVAEALQKSPKEPEDSLPAHRMLQRPKFQKCC, encoded by the exons AGTCGGAGGTGTTAGATGGCTTACTGGGTGAGATGGATAGCTTTGAGGACACATTCAACATGCCAGCTGAGCCCAGTGGAACTCTTCTGCTGATGCCACATGCTCTGGATGCAGTAGAGAAATATGAGATAAATCCAgataaaacacaagaaaagggGGTTGTTCTCTCTCAGCAGCCTAATGGAAGAAAGAATGGCATTTCACAGGAAGTCAAAGCAAGTAGCTGGACTGAAAACAGCCACTGTACTCAAGTGAACTGTTCTTTACTCCGAAACACCAGTGAAGATGCAGGGGATGGTAAAGATGGCTGTTTAATAGGACATGAAAAAGAATTGGAGTCTCTTAGGAACACAGGAGATGTGCATGATTATAGAACACACAAGTCCTTTGAGAATGAGAGGTCTGTGAAAGAAGGCGTGCAGTCTCCATCAAGCCAGTGGTCTCAACTGAATCTGTCTGATCTTGATGTAACTCACCTGGACATGTCTGTATGTAGCTCTGCACCCTCCAACTTACGTAGAGAGGAGAATTTAGAAGAAAAGTCATTACTAATGGCCAAGGATGATGCTATGGAAACATCTTTACTGAACTCTTCAGGCTTGATGAAAACACAAAAGCTGTTAAGTGTCGATTTCTCAGAAAAATgctgtgaaatgaaaaacaCTGGAAACAACACAACATCGGAAATAACTCCAGTAAAATCTGTGTCATTGGGTGTTCAAGATCCAGAGTTAGTAAAAGGGTGTGCAGCTGAGGTTTCCAAAACGAGCTTCTTAAACTGTAATTCTTTATTAATTGAACATGCAAATGTCACAGAGTATTCTGTAGTCTATGGTGGCAACTTTTCCAAGCATTTAAAAGCAACTTCTAAATCTGTCGTAACTGATGTTCTGTCTCACCCAGTTGTGTGTAGTGCCACATCTCCAGATAACTGTGATGACTTACACTTAATAAATAGTGAAAATACTCTTACAaagtctgtttttaaaaacctgaaGATGTTACCCAGCTTGAGAAAGAGATCTAAGAACTTTATTTATAGAATAAATAATACTTTACtctatgaaaaagaaaaaatacaaaaagaagtAACCTCTGAATCACCTGTTCATACTGTATTACCACATTTGGAATCTGAGTCATATGAATTTAGAGGCTGTCTGGTGGCCAGTGATGTTGAGCAAG ACCACTTTCTTCCTGCTGAGAGAAAGCATTTGGAATCAAATACCAGGACAAAGAACTTGAGCgcttctgctttaaaaatggATATAATTGATAACTCATCTGATAATGCCTTCAGTGATAGGCTGAAGCAACAAGACCTGAGAGACTTGGGAGAAAATGCAAGAGAGGATCAACCTGCTACATCAATAAAATGCTTGGAAGTATCTAATACACTGAAAGAAGACACAACAAATTCTTTAAATAGTGAGatcattttaaatataaaacgTAAAGTTCTGACTTCGGCATGCCTAATGGCAAGAAAGCGTTCCAGATTTCTCCCTAAAAGCTGTGCTTTAGGGAAAGGTGAAGAAGATAAGGATATGAGTGCTAAAGTGAATGATGGAGCTACTGTACCTCAGAGCCTGAAAGAACTTGGGTCTTCTCACAGGGGCAAGGAACTCTTGGTTGATATTCAGGATGAGACTACATCTGTGACAAACAGCAGTTCCCTTAATACATTGTGTCAGATCAACTTTGGCATAACTGGAGTCAGTAGTGACTGTTGCAATAAATTATCACCCAACAAAAGGAATACTACAGAGCAGAGGTCAGGAGTTGACTGTAGAGGAGTACACAGACCCATGGGAATAAACTACTCAGAAAATGACAGTACTGGATTAAAAAACGGGGAGAAAACAAATGCAGCTGCCTTTTCAGAGGATGTAGCCAACAATGAAGACCCAAAGCAAGCTGAAAACACCAAAAGCCTTCAAGCAGCTACACTCAGTAATGTAGCTGTAGACATTTCTAAAGAATTATTAGATTGTGTAGATAATAATTCTTTAAATGAAGTAATGTCTGCAGAAGATAAACAAGTAGCATCTATGTATTCCAGCAAAAAGCCAAACAAGAACCTAAAGTGTAAAGGGGAATCATCAGGGAATCTTAATGCATGCAGTTTGAATCTGGGCTTCAGTGGCTTTCAAACTGCTTCCAATAAGCAGATTAAATTCTCTGAAGCCAGTATAGCAAAAGGCAGAATGCTGTTCAAGGATATTGAAAATGAATGCTTTGAAGCCTCTTCCATGGAAAGAGTCAGAAACTTTTCACATCaagttaaaaaggaaaatatgttaTTCTCAGATTCAAAAAGCAAGTTGGGCAGTAATTTACCTGATTCCTCAGATTTTACTCCACATAAAGTTGGCTTGTGTAAAAGCTTTCCTAGAACCCCACAGACCTCGCAAGAAACAAATCAAACCTTGACGGCAAGCCAAGAAGCTGAAATTGCTGAACTTTCCAGTATCTTGGAAGAAACAGGCAGTCAGTTTGAATTTACACAGTTTAGAAAGCAAAGTAACACAATACCAAGTCATAGCTTGCAGCAATTAGGAACTTTAGAAACACATGGAACAAGGAatgtagaaaatatttctgaaacaaGGAAAGATGTGGAGGTTTGTAGCACTTTTAAATCAGAAAATCAAGTAAAAAATGACAAGTGTACTCAGGAGGAAGACACAAATGAAGACTCTGAATTGgtggaaaatgagaaagaaaatgcagtggTTTTCCacaaaaatgacaaaaaggTTACTTTTACTAACTTAGACATAAATGAAAGTAGAAGATTTGATGAGAGCTTTCCTATAGACAAGCAGGACAGCTTTTCTAATTTCATAGGCTTTACTTCAGCTgcaggtaaaaaaataaatatttcaaaggcAGCTTTGAGCAGGTCTGCAGAGCTCTTCAGAGACTTGGATGATGATAACTATTTGCTTAAATCTTCTGAAACTGGTACTAGATGTCACAATTCAAATGGCTCTGTGTCTTCTAACACTAATTTTTTCAAATGCCtgacaaaagaaagcaaagtaaaaaCTGTTTGTGTTTCTGATTTCAAAGGCATGAATGCTGTTTCCTACCATGTACagaataaaaatgaggaaaatactAGTACAGCATTCaaggaaaatatggaaaataagGCAAAAATATCAGTAAATAATAGTGAAAATGTTAGCTTCAGTAATATTAACACTATCAACAGCCTATTATCCACTAAAAATCATAAACAGAATTATAAAATTTCTGAACAAATTTTAAATCGAGGAAATGATGAAGGCAATTTGCAAGACAACTCATTAGATGTAACATGTCTAGAAGATGCTGTTACGACTGCAGAAGAACACAGTTTAAATACGTCATACAAAATGGAAAACCAGTCTCCTAAGCAGATAGGAGAAGACAGAAAGGAAGATGAATGTTTGTCACCAAAACTTCAGACTCCAGCTGATGGTGATATATCCATTCCTGATGCAGTTTTGGATCATTCTCTCCCCTTGTTCAGCGTACAGTGTGGAGAAGGAGAGGTAAATGTTTTGGAGAATtctgataaagaaaaaacaaattgtaAAAATGTGGAAGAAGACACCACTCATGATGAGGACCTGCTAGTGAatgaaagcagaataaaaatagGTTCTTACCATCATTATCAAATACCTCTTGAACAAGAGGtaaaagtggggaaaaatgaAGTGGAAGGGAGTTTTATAACTGGTTTTCATACTGCTAGTGGCAAGAAAATAGCAATTGCTGATGGATTTTTGGCTAAAGCAGAACAGTTTTTTGCAGATGTTGATGTAGGAAAGGAACATAATGACAATTTTGAGAACCTCatcaaagaaaggaaatgtgGCAAGAACTGTGTTAAAGACTGTGATTTATGTATTGAAAGCATTGCTCAGTGTGACTCAGAAAAACTcaattttaatgaaaagctTGTCCCTGAAAAGCTTGGAGATCAGTTTAATCAGGCAATAGAGAGCAGTCATATTAAACATGCTGTGATTCTTGATCCTGCTAAAGTAGATACATTTGTTGATCTAGGTGAAGTTTATGAAGGGAGTTTGGTAACTTCACACATGCATGAAAAAGCTGATGTCACACCTGGAAAGACAGAATTGGAATCCCTTACAGGACAGAAGAGTGATGCTTtaagaactcatttgtctgaaGATGGAAAATTCCTTGCAGAGAAAAAGGTGGACTGCTCACCAAGAAAGAGGGATGATTCAGAAAACACAGATGATTTTCCTGGGCACTCTGTTGCATCTCTGCATTTAATGAAGGTACCATGTGACCTCAAAGACAACTGTATGCCTGGAGATacaaaaaatgctttatttgtTGAGGAGAGCAACAATAAAGCTGATCAATCACCCCTCTTAGATTCAAAAAGTAGCTGCTCTTACATGAATGGTGACAGTAAGGAATTCGACTTAGAACATTTAAATGAACTGTCTGCTGATAAAAATTGCTTCACAGACACCATAGCTAGTGCTTGCCAAAACCAGTCACTAGTCAGTCTTCCTGAAGAGGAAACTGATTTGAACAGGTTAAAAGAAACAACACTTAAAGTTGAAACGCAAAGGAGTGATTTGAAACAAACCGTGTTTAGCACAGCAAAAGGGAAAGCTGTGTCCGTTTCAGAAAGTGCATTAGCAAGAGTCAGACAAGTGTTTCAAGACTGCAGTGAAGCTGTAAAATATGAAATTGAGTCTAACTCAAGAACAAATCAAACAGAAATTGCTAGAAATTCATCTGTAGTCCTTCATGCTGAGTGTCCTAATTCTGCTGAATTTTTTAATGCTACAAGTGAAGAGGTTAATTCAGCTGCATCCCAATTTATTAAAGTAAATGCAATTTCTGAGGAAGAAGGTGACcaagaaagaaacacatttgCAGATGCGAAGTCTGTGTCAAATTCTCAGAAGCAATCCTTTGAGCAGAATATTAAGCTTTTAGGGCACTTTGTTCCAAAAAAGCAGATAAAGCCATCAGATGCTTCTACAAACAGTTTTGGATTCTTTAGTACAGCAAGTGGAAAGCCTGTAGAGCTTTCAGAAGAGTCACTCAGGAAAGCTAGACAACTCTTTTCTGAAATGGAAGGTAATCATTCACCACATGTACAAGAAGCATTTTTAGTTGAGAAAGATGTTGAAAAATCTAAAATGCACACTGAAGTACTTGCTAGGAAAATGCAAGTAGTGTCTtcaaaaggggaagaaaatacCAGCCCTGAACTGATTTCAAGTTCTGCTTTTGGCTTCAGCACTGCTAGTGGAAAGCAGGTAAAGGTTTCTAAAGATGCCTATCAAAAAGCAAAGGCAATTTTAGAAgaatctgattattttttgaGTAGTGGACTTGGCACTACAGATCAAATTAGTTCAATTAAAGACAGTGGTCAGCATGTAAAATCTTTAACAGATAAGGTGATCTCAGAATTCAGAACTGAAAAAAGCTGCAATCAAGACTCTGACTTAGAAAGCATCTGCCCTCTGGAAATGAAGTATTTTCCAAGCACTTACCATGTCAAAATGCCTGAGCACACACGGTGCAATCAGAAAAACAAGCAGTTAACatcatttaaaaatagctttcagCGAGAGGAAACAGAGTCTTTCAGAAAAGGCCTGGATATGGGGTCAGAACTAGAGTCTGAAGCAATTTCATGCAGTTCTACTGCTAAAGCAGAAATCAGTGTTAATCTTCTCAAAAGTCCAAAAAATTACTTGGAAGTAGAGGCTGTAGAAAGTGCAAGAGCTTTTATGGAAGACAGtttttccagttctggagtACAAATTAATGCTGCGCAGACCTTCAGTGGCAGACTGGAcaaaaacttccaaaataaGACCTTTGGGAAGAGGCACTTCGATGAAAACAGCTCACTTG GTGAACCTCCAATTAAGAGGCAGCTTCTGCATGAATTTAACAGAACTAAGAATCCTCCCAGGTCTTTGAAAGCTTCAAAAAGCACCCCTGATG GcatttttaaagacagaagaaaatttatGTACCATGTGCCTTTAAAACCAGTAACTTGTCAGCCTTTTGG gTCAACTAAAGAACGACAAGAAGTCAAGAATCCTAACCTTACTCTGCCAGATCAAGACTTCAGAGGtttccaatctaaacctgccaTTTTTCAGCACTGTGCTCTCAGGCACTCTTCAGATGGTGCTGCAGAGGTTCCCACTCCCTGTAAGGTCTCAGCAAAAGAGAGTGAAGAAATGAGAAGTTTGTACAAATCTGGTAAAGCTGCTAAAACTTTTATTCCACCCTTCAAAACTAAGCTGACATTTTCTACATGCGAACAAGGCAGCAGCAAAAGATGTGACTCACCCATCAGCAAAAATATGACTGGAGAGATGGAACTAAATCAGATCAGAACTGAACAAAATACTGCTGACCATCAAGATCACCAGGCTTGTATCCAGCATGCAGCAGACACTGACCTAGAAAATGACAATTTAG ctATGGCCAGGATGGCGACAAATCTCCGCTGTGCCCGAGATCTACAGGAAATGAGAATTAAAAAGAAGTGCAGGCAAAATATTCGTTCACAGCCAGGCACTCTTTATACCATTAAAACATCTGCAAGCAGTAGAATCTCTCTGAAAACTGCAGTAGAAGAGAAATCTCCTAGCTTTTATTCTACAGAAGAG ctatACACACATGGTGTTTCAAAACAGTGTGTGCAAGTTAACAGTACAAATGCAGAATCTTTCCAGTTTCTCATCAAAGACTTTTTCAGTAACGAGTATTTGTTAGCTGGAAATGGAATGCAGCTTGCTGATGGAGGATGGCTAATACCTACAGAtgagggaaaagctgggaaaaaggagttttACAG AGCCCTCTGTGACACTCCTGGTGTGGATCCTAATCTAATAACAGAGGCCTGGGTTTACAATCACTACAGATGGATTGTGTGGAAATTGGCAGCCATGGAAGTGTCTTTCCCACATGAATTTGCTAACAGATGTTTGACACCAGAAATGGTCCTGTTGCAGTTGAAATACAG GTATGATTTGGAAGTTGATAAAAGTAAACGATCAGCAATCAAAAAAATAACGGAAAGAGATGATGCAGCAGGTAAAACACTTGTACTGTGTATTTCCAAAATCATATCGCTGAATACAGTTGTATCTCCTAGCAGTAGCAATAAGAACATGGAAAgtaaaaaagcagcagctttaaTTGAAGTCACTGATGGTTGGTACGGGATCAGAGCTCTTCTGGATCCACCTCTCAAAGCTTTCTTAGATAGAAGAAGGCTGACTGTTGGTCAGAAAATCATAGTGCACGGAGCAGAACTTGTTGGTCCTCAAAATGGATGTACACCACTGGAAGCCCCAGATTCCCTTATGTTaaag ATCTCGGCGAACAGCACGCGCCGTGTGCGATGGCACACAAGACTAGGATTTCATCGGGATCCCAGACCTTTCCCTTTGCCTTTGTCATCGCTTTACGGTGAGGGTGGTGCAGTGGGCTGTATTGATGTGGTTATTCAAAGAACTTACCCTATTCAG TGGATGGAAAAGACATCTGCTGGCTCCTACATTTTTCGTAACAGCCGAGCTGAAGAAAGGGAAGCTGCCAAGCACGCAGAGGATCAGCAAAAGAAACTGGAAGCTCTGTTTGCAAAAATCCAAGCAGAATATGAAAATCATGAAG AGAGAACCAGCAGAAGAACACCAAGATCGCGGATAGTCACAAGACAGCAAATCCATAATTTGCAAGATGGTGCAGAACTTTATGAAGCAATTCAGAATGCATCTGATCCTGCTTATATGGAG GGATATCTCAGTGATGAGCAATTAAAAGCCTTGAAGGCTTACAGGCAGCTGATGAACGACAAAAAACAAACTCAGATACAGGAACAATTCAAGAAGGCTATAGAGACAGCAGAACAGGAAGAAAACGGTTGTTACAAAAGGGATGTGTCTGCAGTATGGAGATTATATGTGGTAGACtacagaaagcaagaaaaacataAAG GAGCAGTACTGAGTATCTGGCGCCCGCTGCCCGACGTGTGTTCCTTGCTGAAGGAAGGCGTTCGCTACAGGATCTTCCAGCTGTCAGCATCCCAGTCCAGGGGCAGGGCAGACTCCACCAACATCCAGTTAACAGCCACGAAGAAAACTCAGTATCTACAGCTATCA GTATCACAGGAGATGCTGGTACAGATTTTCTTTCCAAGAAAGGCTCTAGAATTCACCAGTTTATTGGATCCTTCTTTTCAGCCACCATGTGCTGAAGTGGATTTAGTTGGAGTTGTAATTTCTGTTAGCAGAACAG gtTTCACTACTGTAGTGTACTTATCTGATGAAAGCTATAATTTAGTGGCAGTAAAGATCTGGACAGATCTCAGACACTTGGCTGTTGAAGATGTAGTTGTCCGCTGCTCACTCATTTCTGCAAGCAACCTTCAGTGGCAGTCTGAATTCAGATCAGAAATTCCCATGCTGTTGGCTGGAGATCTTTCTTTATTCTCAGCCAGTCCAAAGGAATGTTATCTTCAAGAGAAGATTCATGAACTGAGAAGTGTGATAGAG AACATGGCTTCCTTCTGCTCTGATGCAGAAAGTAAACTGAGGAATTTGCTACAAAAAAATCTCACGCTTACACCCAGTTTAACTAAAAGATGTGGCTTGGAAAACCCCTCTCCTTCCTGCAGCTATACAGAGGATAAAAGTTGG ATCTCTTCTAGAATTGAAATAAAGCATCAAAGCCCTTTGTCAACTTGGACACCAAATATGAAACTTGTCACACCAGGGTCTGCAAAAACACCTTCACCTGCTACAGTTAATGAAGACCAtctcaaaaccagcaaaaagagaaaagctatGGACTTCCTCAGCTGCATACCTGCCCCTCCACCACTGACACCAATATGTTCAGTAATTTCTCCATCTGTTAAAAGAGCATTTCAGCCTCCACGAAGTTTGGGTTTACAGCACAGCAAGTCACCTAAAGACACAGATCAGAATATTGGCCATGTCACCCCTTGCAGAAAAGTGAGAGAAACTGTCCATCTACCTGAGAATGACCTGGTTGCTGATGAAGAACTGGCAATGATTAATACACAAGCACTCGTGAATAATTTaccagaagaaaagaagatgGATTGTGTAAATGAAAACAGCAATACAACAGCTAATACTTTATCTG GATCCAGAAATAGTTCCAGGTCCACTGGGGAAGCAAATAACT TCAAAAGCAGTTCTGAAGTAGCTGAGGCTCTTCAGAAGAGCCCAAAGGAACCTGAGGACTCATTACCAGCCCACAGAATGCTACAAagaccaaaattccaaaaatgcTGCTAA